The Pseudomonas sp. FP2309 genomic sequence GTGGCGGTGCCCAGGGCCAGGGACAGGTTCGCCGGCAGGTCCGATTTGTTGAAGCCAAAGCGCGTGATGTAGTCGATGGTCTTGCCTACGCCCATCGCTTGCAGCAGACGGATCGACACCAGGTTGCGCGACTTGTAGAGCGCCTCGCGGATGCGGATCGGGCCGAGGAACGTGTTGGTGTCGTTCTTCGGACGCCAGACCTTGTCCAGGTACTCGTCGACAAACACGATCGGCGCATCGTTGACCAGGCTGGCGGCGGTGTAGCCGTTATCCAGCGCGGCGCTGTAGATGAACGGTTTGAAGCTCGAGCCCGGTTGGCGCTTGGCCTGGGTGGCGCGGTTGTAGTTGCTCTGCTCAAAGGCGAAACCACCGACCAGGGCACGGATCGCACCGTTCTGCGGGTCGAGGGAGACCAGTGCGCCCTGGGCCAGCGGCACCTGGCTGAATTTTAGGCTGTCGTCCTTCTGGCGTTGCACGCGGATCAGGTCTCCCACTTGCGCAACGTCCGATGGCTGCTTGGGCATCGGGCCCATGCTGTTGGTGTTCAGGAAAGGCCGCGCCCACTTCATGCTGTCCCAGGCCACGTGGGCTTCGCCGGTACGGGTGAGTACCTGCACGCCGTCTTTGTTCACCTGGGTGACGATGGCCGGCTCCAGGCCGCTGATCGCGCGTTGTTTGCCCAGTTCGGTGGCCCAGGCGCTCAGGGTCTTACCCGGCAGGCGTGATTCAGGGCCCCGGTAGCCGTGACGCTGGTCATACGTGATCAGGCCGGAATGCACGGCGTTATTGGCGATTTCCTGGGTGTCGCTTGGCACCGTGGTGGTCACGCGGAAACCTTCGGTGTAGGCCTCGCTGCCGTAGCGTCCGACCATTTCGGCACGGGCCATTTCGGCGATATAGGGTGCGTTCACCTCCGGCGTCGGCACGTGATAGCTGGCATTCAACGGTTCAGCCACGGCACTTTCATAGGCGGCCTGGTCGATCTTGCCCAGCTTGTACATGCGCCCCAGGATCCAGTCGCGACGTTCCTTGCTGCGCGCCGGGTTGGCCAGGGGGTTGAAGCGCGAAGGTGCCTTTGGCAGACCGGCAATCATCGCCATCTGCGCCAGGCTGGCGTCGCGAATCGACTTGCCGTAATACACCTGCGAAGCGGCTTCGATGCCATAGGCGCGGTTGCCCAGGTAGATCTTGTTGACGTAAAGCTCGAGGATTTCGTCCTTGGTCAGCTGCCGTTCGATCTGCAACGCCAGGAGGATCTCGGTGGCCTTACGCGAAAAACTGCGTTCGCTGGTGAGGAAGAAGTTCTTCGCCACCTGCATGGTGATGGTGCTGCCGCCGGATTGAATGTGTCCGCTTTTTACCAACTGCGTGGCGGCACGCACCAGGCTGCTGGGGTCGACGCCATAGTGGTTGGCGAAGTTATCGTCTTCGGCAGACAGCAGGGCGCTGATGAAATTAGGCGGAATATCGGCAAAACGGATCGGTGTGCGGCGCATTTCGCCGAACTCCGCGATCAGTTTTTCATCGCTGCTGTAGACCCGCAAAGGAATCTGCAACTGGATACTTCTGAGGGCCTCTACGGACGGCAAACCCGGACTAAGGTAGAGGTAGGCCCCGCTGAGTACGAGCATCAGCCCGCAGACGATCGCGACAATGGAGTACCCGAAAAACTTCAGCAGACGAATCAAGGCTTTTGGATTTCCAGAGAAAAGAATGAGTTACGCGTCGGGGCATGCATGGCAAACGATGGATCAACCCGAGCTGCAGATAAAAAGCGGGGAAAAACGCTGGGCATTAAAGCATTTTTCGCCTTGGGGCGTCATTCGCGGCGCCTGAACAAGCCGACCGAATGCAGGGTGCACAACAGCAATCAGGCGGTATGACAGGCAAAGTTTTAGGGAGTTTTATGGCAAAGGGATTTTTCAGGCAAAAAGTCGACGCCTTGCTGGGTGTCGACATCAATGACACGTCCATCCGGTTGGTCGAACTGGAGCGTTCAACCACCGGTTACAGTGTCCAGGGCTATACCACTCAGGTGTTGCCTGCCCAGGCGGTAGTCGATGGCACCGTGCTTGACGTCGAGGGTGTGGGGCGCGCTTTGCACACGGCGTTGGCTCGGTTGCAAACCCGCGCCCGTGGCGCGGCGGTGGCGGTTGCGGGGCCATCGGTCATCACGCGGGTGGTCGAGTTGGAGGCTGGGCTCAGCGACGATGAAATGGCATGGATGATCCAGATGGAGGCCGAGCAGTACATACCGTGCCCCCTGGATGACATGGCCATTGACTTTCAGGTGCAGGGCCGCTCGGCTCATGACCCCGCGCGGGTCGAGGTGTTGCTGGCGGCGTGCCTGAAGGAGCAGGTGGAGGCCCGCGAGGCGGTTTTGGCCCTGGCGGGGCTGGTGCCCAAGGTTATCGATGTTGAAGCGTTTGCATTGGCGCGCGCGAACAGTCAGGATTTCGCCAGCTTCACGCCGGGCCATCGAGTCAATGATGCACAATGGGCCGTGGATGCCCAAGGGATGGGAGTTGCCTGCGGGCTGGCCCTGAGGAGTTTCGCTTGAAGACATTGATCAACCTTTTGCCTTGGCGTCAGGCACTGGCAGAGCGGCGACGCAAATATCTCCTGGCGTTTCTGCTGGCGTTTGTCTGTGTGGCGTTGGCGGCCGTGTGGCTGGCGGACCAGGTGATCGATCAGGCGATCGATCGGCAGGTGACGCGCAACAACCACTTGGACAAGGACGTTGCTCTTCAGGCCTCCAGCATCAAGACCATCGACGACCTGCAGGAGCGAAGCCAGCAATTGGCCCAGCGCATGAAGGTCGTGCAGGACCTGCATGATGGCCGTTCGGCCAGTGCCCAACTGTTGGACCAATTGGCGCGTGCAGTGCCCGAGGGTGTCCACCTGCATGAAGTGGTGGCGAAGGGCGATACGGTGAGTATCAGCGGCAGCGCCGAATCCAGTCAGGACATCGCTCAGTTGATGCGCCGTCTGGAGGCCTCCGAAGGTGGCCACGCTGCCCGCCTGCAACATGTGCGAACCGAAGGTGCGCATGGCAACAACGAATTTCAAATGATGGTGCGTCAGGGAGCGTCTTCCGAGGCCCAGCCATGAGCCTGCCCAGGCTCGATTTCTACGCACTGACCCACAACGCTGCAAAATGGCCCTGGCCTGCCAAGGTCTTGCTTGGCTGCGCGCTGGCGGGGATGGTGCTGGTAGTGGGTGAGCTGATGGTCCTGAGTGCATCCCGGCAGCGCTTGTCTCAGGTCGAGACTCAGGGCGAGGTTCTGCAGCGCCGGTTCGCGGAAAACGCCGTCTTCAGCGCTGCCCTCGATGCGCAGGCTGAACAATTGCAGCGTATGCAGTTAAAGGCCGATGAGCTGTTGCAGCAATTGCCCCGTGCGTCTGAAATGCCCGGCCTGCTGGAGGATATCGCCAGGCTGGCACTGGCCAATGGTCTGGTGGTCGAGAGCGTCATGCCATTGGATGAGCGGCCCCAGGCGTTCTATGTCGAGCAACCCGTCCAACTCGGCGTCACTGGGGGTTATCACGACCTGGCAACGTTCGTGAGCGCCTTGGGCAGCCTTTCGCGAATGACCATGGTGCGCGATGTCTCCCTGCAAAGGGATGGCGGCCTGCTGCGCCTGGACATGCTGGCCACCACCTATTGGCTGACGCGGCCAGACGTCAGTCGCGGCGAGGTGCTCCCTCAGCGGCCCTCATTTGTCTACGACGCCACTGCGCTGCGCGATCCGTTCCAGCCATCGGCTCTGCAAGTCGATCATGTGCCGGGGCGGTTTGCGCAGGCTCCGGACCTTGCTCGACCACGGAGCGTGCTGGAAGGCCTTGCGGTGGACCAGTTCAAAATGGTCGGCACGTTGTCCCGCGGCACGCAGACGTTTGCGCTGCTGCAAGCGGCATCAAGGGTCTACCGCCTGGCGGTCGGTGATTACCTGGGGCCGGATCATGGCCGGGTCACGGCGATCCATGCCGGCCATCTCGAGCTGGTCGAGCTGTTCCCCGATGAGCAGGGCGCATGGCTGGAACGCCCGCGAACCCTCGTGCTAAACATCAACTCATAACGGACTAAACCAATGAAAAGGACTTTTTCGTCCTTCGGTGTGGCGCTATGGATAGCGTTCACGGCACCGATGGCTGTCGCTGTGCCCAATCGCATGGATCTGATCCAGTTGCCACCGCCTGGCAACGGAGTGTCGGGCGCCTACAAAGGCGACAAACTTAACCTCAACTTCCAGAACATCGAGTTGCGCGCCGTACTGCAGCAGATCGCTGACGTAGCGGGCCTCAACCTGGTGGCCAGTGACGAGGTGCAAGGCTCGATCACGCTGCGCCTCAAGGATGTGCCCTGGGATCAGGCGTTGGACCTGGTGTTGCAAACCAAAGGCTTGGATAAGCGGATTAACGCCGGCGTGTTGCTCGTGGCGCCGGCCGAAGAGCTGGCCGCGCGCGAACTGCTGACGCTGGAGTCGCGCAAGCAAATGGCCGACCTGGCGCCGTTGCGTCGTGAACTGCTGCAGGTCAATTACGCCAAGGCGGCCGACCTGGCCAAACTGTTCCAGTCGGTGAGCGGCCTGGAAGGTACGACCGATGAGCGCGGCTCGGTGGCGGTGGATGATCGCACCAACAACATCATCGCCTACCAGACCGGCGAGCGACTCGAAGAGCTGCGACGAATCGTGGCGCAGCTGGATATTCCTGTTCGCCAGGTGATGATCGAAGCGCGCATCGTCGAGGCCAATGTCGACTATGACAAAAGCCTGGGTGTGCGCTGGGGGGGGCGGCTCAATCGTGGCAACTGGGCGGCTGGCGGTGTCGACAAGCCCGTGGCTGACGGTGCGCAAGCGCCGGACAACCCGCCCAGCTCACCATTTGTCGACCTGGGTTCGTTGGGCGGTACCTCCGGTCTGGGCATCGCCTATATCACCGATAACCTGCTGTTGGACCTGGAGCTGACGGCCATGGAAAAAACCGGGAACGGCGAAATCGTCTCGCAGCCCAAGGTCGTCACCTCCGACAAAGAGACCGCACGCATCCTCAAGGGCACCGAGATTCCCTACCAGGAATCCACCTCTCAGGGCGCCACGTCGGTGTCATTCAAGGAAGCCTCGTTGTCCCTGGAAGTCACGCCGCAGATCACCCCTGATGACCACGTGATCATGGTGGTCAAGGTGACCAAGGATGAGCCGGACTACCTGAACAAACTCAACGACGTTCCGCCGATCAAGAAAAACGAGGTCAACGCCAAGGTGCTGGTCAAGGATGGCGAGACCATCGTGATTGGCGGAGTTTTCTCCAATACCCAAAGCAAAGTGGTAGATAAAGTGCCATTTTTGGGCGATGTGCCGTATCTTGGCCGCCTTTTCCGGCGCGATGTGCTGGCGGAGAAAAAATCCGAGCTGCTGGTATTCCTGACTCCGCGTATTATGAATAACCAGGCGATTGCTGTGAGTCGTTGATTCTGTGCGAAATTTGATTCTTGTAGGACCGATGGGGGCTGGAAAAAGCACCATCGGCCGTTTGCTGGCCAAAGAGCTGCGCCTGCCATTCAAAGACTCCGATAAGGAAATTGAATTGCGCACGGGTGCCAATATCCCGTGGATCTTCGATAAGGAAGGCGAACTGGGCTTTCGTGACCGCGAGCAGGCGATGATCGCCGAGCTGTGCGGCTGCGACGGCGTGGTATTGGCCACCGGCGGTGGCGCAGTGATGCGCGATGAAAACCGTCGGGCGCTGCATGCCGGCGGACGGGTGGTTTATTTGCACGCATCGGTCGAACAGCAGGTGGGTCGCACCGCCCGCGATCGCAATCGCCCACTGTTGCGCACGGCCAATCCGGAAAAAACCTTGCGCGACCTGCTGACGCTGCGCGATCCGCTGTACCGGGAAATCGCCGATCTGGTGGTGGAAACCGATGAGCGGCCCCCTCGGATGGTGGTGCTGGACATTCTTGAGCGCCTGCAACGGCTGCCACCCCGTTAAAGCCAGGCCCGAAATGCGCTATTCTCGGCGGCGCGCTTTCACCCTACGGGGTGTGGCGTAGAGCCATCAGGCAGTGTCGAATCTTGACGCTGTCGGTCGTCACACCATCTCTAACGCGGGGACACATGCAGACACTTAAGGTCGATCTAGGCGAGCGCAGCTACCCGATCCATATTGGCGAAGGTCTGTTGGACCAGCCCGAGTTGCTCGCACCGCATATTGCCGGGCGGCAAGTGGCGATCATCTCCAACGAAACGGTTGCGCCGCTGTATCTTGAGCGTCTGAGCCGCAGCCTGGCGGCATACTCCGTGATCTCTGTGATTTTGCCCGACGGCGAAGCACACAAGAACTGGGAAACCCTGCAACTGATTTTCGATGGCCTGCTCACTGCACGCCATGACCGGCGTACTACTGTCATTGCCCTGGGCGGCGGCGTGATCGGCGACATGGCAGGCTTCGCGGCCGCCTGCTACCAGCGTGGCGTGGACTTTATCCAAGTGCCGACCACGCTGTTGTCTCAGGTCGATTCGTCGGTGGGCGGCAAGACCGGTATCAACCACCCGTTGGGCAAGAATATGGTGGGTGCGTTCTACCAGCCCCAAGCCGTGCTCATCGACACCGCGACCCTTAACACTCTGCCGCCGCGCGAGCTGTCGGCCGGGTTGGCCGAGGTCATCAAGTACGGCTTGATCTGTGACGAACCATTCCTGGTCTGGCTGGAAGAGCACGTCGACGCCTTGCGCGCCCTTGACCAAGTGGCGCTGACCGAAGCGATCTCCCGCTCCTGCGCCGCCAAGGCGCTGGTGGTCAATGCCGACGAACGTGAGTCCGGCGTGCGGGCCACCCTCAACTTGGGCCACACGTTCGGCCATGCGATCGAAACGCACATGGGCTATGGTGTGTGGCTGCATGGAGAGGCCGTAGCGGCTGGCACAGTGATGGCGTTGGAGATGTCGCATCGCCTGGGCTGGATCACCGCCCAGGAGCGCGATCGCGGTATCCGCCTGTTCCAGCGTGCCGGCTTGCCGGTGATTCCGCCGCAGGAGATGACCGAGGCGGACTTCCTCGAACATATGGCGATAGACAAGAAAGTGATCGACGGTCGACTGCGACTGGTGCTGCTGCGCCACATGGGTGAAGCAGTCGTGACCGACGATTATCCGAAAGAGATTTTACAGGCCACGCTGGGAGCGGATTACCGCGCCCTGGCCCAGCTTAAAGGTTAATAAGATCCCGATGACTAGTTTGCATGCCGACGAGGCGTTCCTCGGCCATTACCACCTGAGCCACGACCCTTTTGCGCCGCGGGTGCCAGGTTTCAAATTCTTCCCGGCCCAGCGCAAACCGGTGCTGGGCCAGTTGCACCACCTCGCGCGCTACAGCCAGTTGCTGTTGGTCGTGACCGGCCCGCTGGGCAGCGGCAAGACCCTGTTGCGCCAGGCCCTGGTGGCCAGCACCAACAAGCAGTCGGTACAGAGCGTGGTGGTGTCGGCCCGTGGTGCCGGTGATGCGGCAGGCGTGTTGCGCCAGGTTGCACAGGCGCTGGACGTGTCCACTGCCGAGCCGAACGCGATCCTCAAGCAAGTGGTGCAACTGGGGCTGACCGGCCAGGAAGTCTATCTGCTGGTGGATGATGCCGAGCAGCTTGACGAGTCCGCCCTCGAAGCGCTGTTGGCGCTGGCGGCGGGTACGCCTGAAGGTCGCCCCCATGTGTTCCTGTTCGGTGAGTCGTCGTTGATCGCCGATCTGGAACAGATCAGTGGTGATCAGGAGCTGTTCCACGTCATCGAACTGCAGCCATACGAGGAGGACGAAACCCGCGAATACCTGGCTCAACGCCTCGAAGGCGCAGGGGCCGGTATCGAACTTTTCTCCGCTTCTCAGATCTCTGATATTCACGACAGCGCAGGCGGCTGGCCAGGCACCATCAACCAGGTTGCCCGCGATGCAATGATCGAAGCCATGATTGCCAGCCGCTCTGCGGTCAAGCGTCCAAAGATGGGGTTCACTATGCCTAAGAAGCACGTATTGGCGATTTCCGCCGTTGTCGTGGTCGCCGTTGCCGCCGCCTGGCTGATCCCCGGTCGCAGCAAGGCCCCGACCACCGCCGGCGCGCCAACCGAACAGGCGCAGTTGCCGCTGGGCAAGCCCACGCCAAACGTTGAATTTGCCAACTCCGGCCAACCGACCAACCTGCCGATGGTCGGTCAGCCAGTGATGCGCGGTCCGCTTGCCGAAGAGGCCGGAGGTATTTCCGAAGGCGACGATGGCGTTCCGGTGGAAGGCTCCAGTACCACGCCGCCGACCGTGACCACCACGGCACCACCGGCGGGCGTCCCAGCGGGTCAGCCGGCTGCCAAGCCGGTGCCGACGCCTACGGTCGCCACCGCCAACCCCGCACCGGTCACCAAACCTGTCGCGCCTGCGCCGGCTGCCAAACCGGCGCCAGCGGCCAAGCCAGCTGAAAAACCTGCCACCGTTGCCAAAGCGGGCGCCGCGGGCAGCAGTTGGTACAGCAGCCAGCCTACCGGCAACTTCGTGGTGCAGGTCCTGGGCACCAGCTCCGAAGCCAACGCCCAGGCGTTCGTGAAAGAGCAGGGCGGCGAGTACCGTTATTTCAAGAAAGTGCTCAACGGCAAGCCTCTCTACGTGATCACTTACGGCAGCTTCCCAACCCGCGCCGCAGCTGATTCGGCGATCAAAGCCTTGCCAGCGAAGGTTCAGGCTGGTAAACCTTGGCCTCGCACGGTTGCCAGCGTTCAACAAGAACTGGCCACAACTCGCTGAAGATCCGGCGGCCTTACCCAGGCCGCCCTCCCGGCACCTCAAAATTAAAATCGCAAGTGCGTTCGACCTCTACAGGCCGCGCGCTTTGTGGTGTCTGCGTCACAGTAGCTTTTGAGTCGTAGCGGTCAGAATTAAAAAAGTTTTGACTAGCACAGCGTATCGCTTTAAACCTTTCATAAATGCGACATAGATTTGCGACATTTCGTCGCTAAATTTGTGAGCGTCTGTGTCGGTGTGTACAATGACCTCCCTTTTGCCCCCGCTAAGCCGGCGTACGTTCGGCGTGGAAGGTAACCGGTTGAATTGAAAAGAAATTTGCCTCGGTATAAGAGGCAGCCTGGTGAGAAAGTGTCTATGAAAGCAGGTCTGTACCAACCCGATGAATTCAAGGATAACTGTGGTTTCGGCCTGATAGCCCACATGCAGGGCGAGCCCAGTCATACCCTTTTGCAAACGGCCATCGAGGCCCTGACCTGCATGACCCACCGCGGTGGGATCAACGCCGACGGCAAGACCGGTGACGGTTGCGGCTTGCTGATTCAAAAGCCCGACCAGTTCCTGCGCGCCGTCGCCAAAGAGCATTTCGCGGTCGACCTGCCCAAGCAATACGCCGTAGGCATGGTGTTCTTCAACCAGGACCCGGTCAAAGCCGAAGCCGCGCGCGAGAACATGAATCGCGAGATCATCGCTGCCGGCCTGCAACTCGTCGGCTGGCGCAAAGTGCCGATCGACACCAGCGTGCTCGGTCGCCTGGCCCTTGAGCGCCTGCCGCAGATCGAGCAAGTGTTCATCGCCGGCGACGGCCTGAGCGACCAGGACATGGCGATCAAGCTGTTCACCTCCCGTCGCCGCTCGTCCGTGGCCAACGCCGCCGATGCCGATCACTACATCTGCAGCTTTTCGCACAAGACCATCATTTATAAAGGCCTGATGATGCCGGCGGACTTGACCGCCTTCTATCCGGACCTGAGCGACGAGCGCCTGCAAACCGCGATCTGCGTGTTCCACCAGCGCTTCTCCACCAACACCCTGCCGAAATGGCCGCTGGCTCAGCCATTCCGCTTCCTCGCCCACAACGGCGAGATCAACACCATCACCGGTAACCGCAACTGGGCCGTTGCCCGTCGCACCAAGTTCGCCAACGATCTGATGGACCTCGAAGAGCTTGGCCCGCTGGTCAACCGCGTGGGGTCGGACTCCTCCAGCATGGACAACATGCTCGAACTGATGGTCACCGGCGGTATCGACCTGTTCCGTGGCGTGCGCATGATCATTCCGCCTGCGTGGCAGAACGTCGAAACCATGGACCCGGATCTGCGTGCGTTCTACGAGTACAACTCGATGCACATGGAACCGTGGGACGGTCCGGCCGGCGTGGTCATGACCGATGGCCGCTACGCCGTGTGCCTGCTCGACCGTAACGGCCTGCGCCCGGCGCGTTGGGTCACCACCACCAACGGCTTCATCACCCTCGCCTCGGAAATCGGCGTGTGGAACTATCAGCCCGAAGACGTGATTGCCAAAGGCCGCGTCGGCCCAGGCCAGATCCTGGCCGTGGACACCGAAACCGGGCAGATCCTCGACACCGACGCCATCGACAACCGTTTGAAGTCCCGTCACCCGTACAAGCAATGGCTGCGCAAGAACGCCCTGCGTATCCAGGCGACCATGGAAGACAACGACCACGGTTCGGCCTTCTACGACATCGACCAGCTCAAGCAGTACATGAAGATGTACCAGGTCACGTTCGAAGAGCGTGACCAGGTGCTGCGTCCGCTCGGCGAGCAAGGCTACGAGGCCGTCGGCTCCATGGGCGACGATACGCCGATGGCCGTGCTGTCCCAGCGCGTGCGCACGCCGTACGACTATTTCCGCCAGCAGTTCGCCCAGGTGACCAACCCACCGATCGACCCGCTGCGTGAAGCCATCGTGATGTCCCTGGAAGTCTGCCTCGGTGCCGAGCGCAACATCTTCCAGGAATCGCCTGAGCATGCTTCGCGCGTGATCCTCAGCTCGCCGGTCATTTCCCCGGCCAAGTGGCGCTCGCTGATGAACCTGGATCGTCCAGGCTTCGACCGCCAGATCATCGACCTGAACTACGACGAGAGCCTGGGCCTTGAAGCCGCGGTGCGTAACGTCGCGGACCAGGCCGAAGAAGCCGTGCGTGCCGGTCGTACTCAGATCGTGCTGACCGACCGCCATATCGCGCCCGGCAAGTTGCCGATCCACGCCTCCCTCGCCACCGGCGCGGTGCACCACCGCCTGACCGAAAAAGGCCTGCGTTGCGACTCCAACATCCTCGTGGAAACCGCCACTGCCCGCGACCCGCACCACTTCGCGGTGTTGATCGGTTTCGGCGCCTCGGCGGTGTACCCGTTCCTGGCGTACGAAGTACTGGGCGACCTGATCCGCACCGGTGAAGTGCTGGGCGACCTCTACGAGGTGTTCAAGAACTACCGCAAAGGCATCACCAAGGGCCTGCTGAAGATCCTGTCGAAGATGGGCATCTCCACCGTCACGTCCTACCGCGGCGCTCAATTGTTCGAAGCTATCGGCCTGTCCGAAGAAGTCTGCGAGCTGAGCTTCCGTGGCGTGCCAAGCCGCATCAAGGGTGCGCGTTTCGTCGACATCGAAGCCGAACAGAAAGCCCTGGCAGCCGAAGCCTGGAGCGCGCGCAAGCCGATCCAGCAAGGCGGCCTGCTCAAGTTCGTGCACGGTGGCGAATACCACGCGTACAACCCGGACGTGGTCAGCACCCTGCAAGCCGCTGTGCAGCAGGGCGACTACGCCAAGTTCAAGGCATACACGAGCCTGGTGGATAACCGCCCGGTGTCGATGATCCGCGACCTGTTCAAGGTGAAGACCCTGGACACGCCGATGGACATCAGCGAAGTCGAGCCGCTGGAGTCGATCCTCAAGCGCTTCGACTCCGCCGGTATTTCCCTGGGCGCGCTGTCGCCGGAGGCTCACGAAGCCCTGGCCGAAGCCATGAACCGCCTGGGGGCGCGTTCCAACTCCGGCGAAGGCGGCGAAGACCCGGCGCGCTACGGCACCATCAAAAGCTCGAAAATCAAGCAGGTCGCCACCGGCCGTTTCGGCGTAACCCCCGAATACCTGGTCAACGCCGAAGTGCTGCAGATTAAAGTCGCACAGGGCGCCAAGCCCGGTGAAGGCGGGCAGTTGCCAGGTGGCAAGGTCAACGGTCTGATCGCCAAGCTGCGTTATGCAGTGCCGGGCGTGACCCTGATTTCGCCGCCGCCGCACCACGACATCTACTCCATTGAAGACTTGTCGCAGCTGATTTTCGACCTCAAGCAAGTCAACCCGCAGGCCTTGGTCTCGGTGAAACTGGTGGCGGAAGCCGGCGTGGGCACCATCGCCGCCGGCGTGGCCAAGGCTTATGCCGACCTGATCACCATCTCCGGCTATGACGGCGGCACCGGCGCTTCGCCGCTGACCTCCATCAAGTACGCCGGTGCACCATGGGAACTGGGCCTGGCGGAAACCCACCAGACCCTGCGCGGCAACGACCTGCGCGGCAAAGTGCGGGTACAGACCGACGGCGGCCTGAAAACCGGCCTCGACGTGATCAAGGCCGCGATCCTCGGCGCCGAAAGCTTCGGCTTCGGCACGGCGCCCATGATCGCCCTGGGTTGCAAATACCTGCGCATCTGCCACCTGAACAACTGCGCCACCGGCGTGGCAACCCAGAACGAGAAGCTGCGCAAGGATCACTACATCGGCACCGTCGACATGGTGGTGAATTTCTTCACCTACGTCGCCGAAGAAACCCGGGAGTGGCTGGCCAAGCTGGGCGTGCGCTCGCTCGAAGAGCTGATCGGCCGTACCGACCTGCTGGAGATCCTTCAGGGCCAGACCGCCAAGCAGCAACACCTGGACCTGACGCCGTTGTTGGGCAGCGATCACATCCCGGCCGACAAGCCGCAGTTCTGCGGCGTGGAACGTAACCCGCCGTTCGACAAGGGCCTGCTGGCCGAGAAGATGGTCGAGATGGCGGCTTCTTCGATCAGCGACGCCAGCGGTGGCGAGTTCGACCTGGATATCTGCAACTGCGACCGCTCCATCGGCGCACGCATCTCCGGCGAAATCGCGCGCAAACACGGCAACCAAGGCATGGCCAAGGCGCCGATCACCTTCCGCTTCAAGGGCACTGCGGGCCAGAGCTTCGGCGTGTGGAACGCCGGCGGTCTGCACATGTACCTGGAAGGCGACGCCAACGACTACGTAGGCAAGGGCATGACCGGCGGCAAACTGGTCATCGTTGCGCCTAAAGGCAGCGTCTACAAATCCCAGGACAGTGCCATCATCGGCAACACCTGCTTGTACGGCGCCACTGGTGGCAAGCTGTTTGCCGCAGGGACTGCCGGTGAGCGTTTCGCCGTGCGTAACTCCGGTGCCCACACCGTGGTCGA encodes the following:
- the gltB gene encoding glutamate synthase large subunit; this translates as MKAGLYQPDEFKDNCGFGLIAHMQGEPSHTLLQTAIEALTCMTHRGGINADGKTGDGCGLLIQKPDQFLRAVAKEHFAVDLPKQYAVGMVFFNQDPVKAEAARENMNREIIAAGLQLVGWRKVPIDTSVLGRLALERLPQIEQVFIAGDGLSDQDMAIKLFTSRRRSSVANAADADHYICSFSHKTIIYKGLMMPADLTAFYPDLSDERLQTAICVFHQRFSTNTLPKWPLAQPFRFLAHNGEINTITGNRNWAVARRTKFANDLMDLEELGPLVNRVGSDSSSMDNMLELMVTGGIDLFRGVRMIIPPAWQNVETMDPDLRAFYEYNSMHMEPWDGPAGVVMTDGRYAVCLLDRNGLRPARWVTTTNGFITLASEIGVWNYQPEDVIAKGRVGPGQILAVDTETGQILDTDAIDNRLKSRHPYKQWLRKNALRIQATMEDNDHGSAFYDIDQLKQYMKMYQVTFEERDQVLRPLGEQGYEAVGSMGDDTPMAVLSQRVRTPYDYFRQQFAQVTNPPIDPLREAIVMSLEVCLGAERNIFQESPEHASRVILSSPVISPAKWRSLMNLDRPGFDRQIIDLNYDESLGLEAAVRNVADQAEEAVRAGRTQIVLTDRHIAPGKLPIHASLATGAVHHRLTEKGLRCDSNILVETATARDPHHFAVLIGFGASAVYPFLAYEVLGDLIRTGEVLGDLYEVFKNYRKGITKGLLKILSKMGISTVTSYRGAQLFEAIGLSEEVCELSFRGVPSRIKGARFVDIEAEQKALAAEAWSARKPIQQGGLLKFVHGGEYHAYNPDVVSTLQAAVQQGDYAKFKAYTSLVDNRPVSMIRDLFKVKTLDTPMDISEVEPLESILKRFDSAGISLGALSPEAHEALAEAMNRLGARSNSGEGGEDPARYGTIKSSKIKQVATGRFGVTPEYLVNAEVLQIKVAQGAKPGEGGQLPGGKVNGLIAKLRYAVPGVTLISPPPHHDIYSIEDLSQLIFDLKQVNPQALVSVKLVAEAGVGTIAAGVAKAYADLITISGYDGGTGASPLTSIKYAGAPWELGLAETHQTLRGNDLRGKVRVQTDGGLKTGLDVIKAAILGAESFGFGTAPMIALGCKYLRICHLNNCATGVATQNEKLRKDHYIGTVDMVVNFFTYVAEETREWLAKLGVRSLEELIGRTDLLEILQGQTAKQQHLDLTPLLGSDHIPADKPQFCGVERNPPFDKGLLAEKMVEMAASSISDASGGEFDLDICNCDRSIGARISGEIARKHGNQGMAKAPITFRFKGTAGQSFGVWNAGGLHMYLEGDANDYVGKGMTGGKLVIVAPKGSVYKSQDSAIIGNTCLYGATGGKLFAAGTAGERFAVRNSGAHTVVEGTGDHCCEYMTGGFVAVLGKTGYNFGSGMTGGFAYVLDQDNTFVDKVNHELVEIQRISGEAMESYRNHLQHVLDEYVEETGSEWGRNLAENLDDYLRRFWLVKPKAANLKSLLSSIRANPQ
- a CDS encoding SPOR domain-containing protein, which gives rise to MTSLHADEAFLGHYHLSHDPFAPRVPGFKFFPAQRKPVLGQLHHLARYSQLLLVVTGPLGSGKTLLRQALVASTNKQSVQSVVVSARGAGDAAGVLRQVAQALDVSTAEPNAILKQVVQLGLTGQEVYLLVDDAEQLDESALEALLALAAGTPEGRPHVFLFGESSLIADLEQISGDQELFHVIELQPYEEDETREYLAQRLEGAGAGIELFSASQISDIHDSAGGWPGTINQVARDAMIEAMIASRSAVKRPKMGFTMPKKHVLAISAVVVVAVAAAWLIPGRSKAPTTAGAPTEQAQLPLGKPTPNVEFANSGQPTNLPMVGQPVMRGPLAEEAGGISEGDDGVPVEGSSTTPPTVTTTAPPAGVPAGQPAAKPVPTPTVATANPAPVTKPVAPAPAAKPAPAAKPAEKPATVAKAGAAGSSWYSSQPTGNFVVQVLGTSSEANAQAFVKEQGGEYRYFKKVLNGKPLYVITYGSFPTRAAADSAIKALPAKVQAGKPWPRTVASVQQELATTR